In one window of Myotis daubentonii chromosome 13, mMyoDau2.1, whole genome shotgun sequence DNA:
- the LOC132214921 gene encoding large ribosomal subunit protein uL15-like — MPSRLRKTRKLRGHVGHGHGHIGKHRKHPGGRRNAGGLHHHRINLDKYHPGYFGKVGMRHYHLKRDQSFCPTVNLDKLWTLVSEQTRVNAAKSKTGAVPIIDVVRSGYYKVLGKKKLPKQPVIVKAKFFSKRAEEKIKGVGGACVLVA; from the coding sequence ATGCCATCCAGACTGAGGAAGACCCGCAAACTTCGGGGCCACGtgggccacggccacggccacatCGGCAAGCACAGGAAGCACCCGGGGGGCCGCAGGAATGCTGGCGGCCTGCATCATCACAGGATCAACCTCGACAAATATCACCCAGGTTACTTTGGGAAAGTTGGTATGAGGCATTACCACTTGAAGAGGGACCAGAGCTTCTGCCCAACTGTCAACCTTGATAAACTGTGGACCCTGGTCAGTGAGCAGACACGGGTGAATGCTGCCAAAAGCAAGACTGGAGCTGTTCCCATCATTGATGTGGTACGATCGGGCTACTACAAAGTTCTGGGGAAGAAAAAGCTCCCAAAGCAGCCTGTCATTGTGAAGGCCAAGTTCTTCAGCAAAAGAGCCGAGGAGAAGATTAAGGGtgttggtggggcctgtgtcctggtAGCTTGA